From a single Desulfovibrio sp. ZJ209 genomic region:
- the nrdD gene encoding anaerobic ribonucleoside-triphosphate reductase, with the protein MGEGVGFERIRRITGYLVGTLDRFNNAKRAEEHDRVRHA; encoded by the coding sequence GTGGGCGAGGGCGTGGGCTTTGAGCGCATCCGGCGCATCACGGGCTATCTCGTGGGCACGCTCGACCGCTTCAACAACGCCAAGCGCGCCGAAGAGCACGACCGCGTGCGCCATGCCTGA
- a CDS encoding anaerobic ribonucleoside triphosphate reductase, with protein sequence MPATIIKRDGTAVPFDSKKILSAITRANQAVEGEDMSPTDLLFVTEKVCRTLDERNLRHVEEIQDVVEESLIRFDYARTAKAYILYRAEHAKIRNAESALMEIYQRLTYSPAVAEDIKRENANIDGDTAMGTMLKYGSEGSKYFVDSYILPKDASAAHINGDIHIHDKDFYMLTETCCQIDLIPLFRNGFSTGHGFLREPNSIESYAALACIAIQANQNEMHGGQSVPNFDWAMAEGVAKTWRKEYRRGLEACLRLAGGMDAGAARALADRLLAGRGPRMGEAGALGEALVAAAAPGQRELVARAHAYAVEEALTRTETRVYQSMEALIHNLNTMNSRAGAQVPFSSINYGTDTSPEGRMVMKNLLLATQAGLGNGETSIFPVQIFKVKEGVNYNPGDPNHDLFQLAMETSAKRLFPNFSFLDAPFNLHYYRPGDYNSEVAYMGCRTRVLGNVHDPDRQVTCGRGNLSFTTINLPRLGIEAKGDVDAFFGLLDDAIDLVFRQLMHRLKIQSAKKVRNYPFLMGNGIWIDSGKLDMEDRIGEVLKHGTLTVGFIGLAETLVALIGEHHGQSEAAQKLGLRIIGHMRRRADAEAEKTKLNFSLIATPAEGLSGRFTALDKARYGELPGITDRGYYTNSFHVPVYFPIRAHRKIAIEAPYHALTNAGHITYVELDGDTAKNTAAFERIIRCMHDAGVGYGSVNHPLDRDPVCGYTGVINDVCPRCGRREGEGVSEEKLRELRKLYPNMPRWN encoded by the coding sequence ATGCCCGCGACAATCATCAAACGGGACGGCACAGCCGTGCCCTTTGACTCGAAGAAGATCCTGAGCGCCATCACCAGGGCCAACCAGGCCGTGGAGGGGGAGGACATGTCCCCGACGGATCTGCTCTTCGTCACGGAAAAGGTCTGCCGCACCCTCGACGAGCGCAACCTGCGCCATGTGGAAGAAATTCAGGACGTGGTGGAGGAAAGCCTCATCCGCTTCGACTATGCCCGCACGGCCAAGGCCTATATCCTCTACCGGGCGGAGCACGCCAAAATCCGCAACGCGGAATCGGCCCTCATGGAGATCTACCAGCGCCTGACCTATTCCCCGGCCGTGGCCGAGGACATCAAGCGCGAAAACGCCAATATCGACGGCGACACCGCCATGGGCACCATGCTCAAGTATGGCTCCGAAGGCTCCAAGTATTTCGTGGACAGCTATATCCTGCCCAAGGACGCCTCGGCGGCGCACATCAACGGCGATATCCACATCCACGACAAAGATTTCTACATGCTCACGGAGACGTGCTGCCAGATCGACTTGATCCCGCTGTTCCGCAACGGCTTTTCCACGGGCCACGGCTTTTTGCGCGAGCCCAATTCCATCGAGAGCTACGCCGCGCTCGCCTGCATCGCCATCCAGGCCAACCAGAACGAGATGCACGGCGGCCAGAGCGTGCCCAATTTTGACTGGGCCATGGCCGAGGGCGTGGCCAAGACCTGGCGCAAGGAATACCGCCGCGGCCTCGAGGCCTGCCTGCGCCTCGCCGGCGGCATGGATGCGGGGGCGGCCAGGGCCCTGGCCGACCGCCTCCTCGCCGGGCGCGGCCCGCGCATGGGCGAGGCCGGGGCCCTGGGCGAGGCCCTTGTGGCGGCTGCCGCGCCCGGGCAGCGGGAGCTCGTGGCCCGCGCCCACGCCTATGCCGTGGAGGAAGCGCTCACGCGGACGGAGACGCGCGTCTACCAGTCCATGGAGGCGCTCATCCACAACCTCAACACCATGAATTCCCGCGCGGGCGCGCAGGTGCCCTTCAGCTCCATCAACTACGGCACGGACACGTCGCCCGAGGGCCGCATGGTCATGAAGAACCTGCTGCTCGCCACGCAGGCCGGCCTCGGCAACGGCGAGACCTCCATCTTCCCGGTGCAGATCTTCAAGGTGAAGGAGGGCGTCAACTATAATCCCGGCGACCCCAACCACGACCTCTTCCAGCTCGCCATGGAGACCTCGGCCAAGCGGCTCTTCCCCAATTTCAGCTTTCTCGACGCGCCCTTCAACCTCCACTACTACCGCCCCGGCGACTACAACAGCGAGGTGGCCTACATGGGCTGCCGCACGCGCGTGCTCGGCAATGTGCACGACCCCGACCGGCAGGTGACCTGCGGCCGCGGCAACCTGAGCTTCACCACCATCAATTTGCCGCGCCTCGGCATCGAGGCGAAGGGCGACGTTGATGCCTTTTTCGGCCTCCTCGACGACGCCATCGACCTCGTCTTCCGCCAGCTCATGCACCGCCTCAAGATCCAGAGCGCCAAGAAGGTGCGCAACTATCCCTTCCTCATGGGCAACGGCATCTGGATAGATTCCGGCAAGCTGGACATGGAGGACCGCATTGGCGAGGTGCTCAAGCACGGCACGCTCACCGTGGGCTTCATCGGCCTCGCCGAGACCCTGGTGGCCCTCATCGGAGAGCACCACGGCCAAAGCGAGGCCGCCCAGAAGCTGGGCTTGCGCATCATCGGCCACATGCGCCGCCGCGCCGACGCCGAGGCGGAAAAGACGAAGCTCAATTTCTCGCTCATCGCCACGCCCGCCGAGGGCCTGAGCGGCCGCTTCACGGCGCTCGACAAGGCGCGTTACGGGGAGCTCCCGGGCATCACCGACCGCGGTTACTACACCAATTCCTTCCATGTGCCCGTGTATTTCCCCATCCGCGCGCACAGGAAGATCGCCATCGAGGCCCCGTACCACGCGCTCACCAATGCCGGCCACATCACCTATGTGGAGCTCGACGGCGACACGGCGAAGAACACCGCGGCCTTCGAGCGCATCATCCGCTGCATGCACGACGCGGGCGTGGGCTACGGCTCCGTGAACCACCCGCTGGACCGCGACCCGGTGTGCGGCTACACGGGCGTCATCAACGATGTCTGCCCGCGCTGCGGGCGCCGCGAGGGCGAGGGCGTGAGCGAGGAAAAACTGCGCGAGCTGCGCAAACTCTATCCCAATATGCCGCGCTGGAACTGA
- the fliW gene encoding flagellar assembly protein FliW — protein sequence MASEKELEIETRLGRRVIDPDKIIRFPRGLAGFEEEHDFILLQLRPDAPLLILQSVTNPQVGLLVADPYSFLSSYPVMLGDAEQALLEIQNTEDAAILVTVSIPPGEPEKAALNLTGPIVINHPARIGIQVPQGFDGPSQVNMHSLEPQPQDAAALAPDDGAKERPAGE from the coding sequence ATGGCAAGCGAAAAAGAGCTAGAGATCGAAACCCGCCTCGGGCGGCGCGTCATCGATCCCGACAAGATCATTCGTTTTCCCCGCGGGCTGGCCGGTTTTGAGGAGGAGCACGACTTCATCCTCCTCCAGTTGAGGCCCGACGCGCCCCTGCTCATCCTCCAGAGCGTGACCAACCCGCAGGTGGGACTGCTCGTGGCCGACCCGTACAGCTTTTTGTCATCCTACCCGGTGATGCTCGGCGACGCGGAGCAGGCCCTGCTCGAGATCCAGAACACCGAGGACGCGGCCATCCTCGTCACGGTGTCCATCCCCCCGGGCGAGCCGGAAAAGGCCGCCCTCAACCTCACGGGGCCCATTGTAATCAACCACCCGGCGCGCATCGGCATCCAGGTGCCGCAGGGCTTTGACGGGCCATCGCAGGTCAACATGCATTCGCTGGAGCCCCAGCCACAGGACGCGGCCGCCTTGGCGCCGGACGACGGCGCAAAAGAGCGCCCCGCCGGAGAATAG
- the csrA gene encoding carbon storage regulator CsrA, translating into MLILTRRPGESLYLGENIRITVLGIQGRQVKLGLDVPSDTTVYREEVYKRVIEENRRALATKNEDLMVAAELWQAKKS; encoded by the coding sequence ATGCTCATTCTGACGCGACGCCCCGGCGAAAGCCTGTATTTGGGCGAAAACATCCGCATCACCGTGCTCGGTATCCAGGGGCGGCAGGTCAAGCTCGGCCTGGACGTGCCCAGCGATACCACGGTGTACCGCGAAGAGGTCTATAAACGGGTCATTGAGGAAAATCGCCGCGCCCTGGCGACCAAGAACGAAGATTTGATGGTGGCTGCTGAACTATGGCAAGCGAAAAAGAGCTAG
- a CDS encoding flagellar hook protein translates to MAIRVTQKTMYNDMVGQMQKNLAGYMESVQQGSTQKKINRPSDDPAGTYRVLTTRVDLTNTAQYQENVDTAKGWLNLEDSVLSTRVPTVIRDLITLAEQASTGTYDASQRKIMADQARQHFGSLLELANTEFEGKSIFAGHRYDYNAFEQGLAVTSWDEDWDKAIKGGACQLQGASADTVIVQFLKDDTLENQPAFRWSNDGGDTWQEGTYEPGVAPGSDTINLSANGVILTVPKDMAVKAANPDEGPGARNGTLLYIRPAAMYQGDDKDPPLDITQMGAPQGLEVSATGDFGKNLLVRMDTDADLSAPGNEFTWSYSTDGGSNWVTLKGQTTGGDKLRLPVPGGYVDFDAAAVGDKTVTAGSQVMVHPSRADLKFEIMKDTYLSVNAVGKDIFGGYYEGKPALDGDNNLFEVVGAFIGYLEGNNQEGAQKTLAALKVAEKQVLSAATSIGGKENRIQTASDVLSFQKLDQQERLSYTEDIDLTELLTKLTRQQLTYQTVLQSSSMIMKLSLANYV, encoded by the coding sequence ATGGCCATTCGCGTGACTCAAAAGACCATGTACAACGACATGGTCGGCCAGATGCAGAAGAATCTGGCCGGATATATGGAGAGCGTCCAGCAGGGCTCCACCCAGAAAAAGATCAACCGGCCCTCGGACGACCCGGCGGGCACCTATCGCGTGCTCACCACGCGCGTCGACCTCACCAATACGGCCCAGTACCAGGAAAACGTGGATACCGCCAAGGGCTGGCTCAACCTTGAGGACAGCGTGCTCTCCACGCGCGTGCCCACGGTCATCCGGGATCTCATCACCCTCGCGGAGCAGGCCTCCACCGGCACCTATGACGCGAGCCAGCGCAAGATCATGGCCGACCAGGCGCGCCAGCATTTCGGCAGCCTCCTCGAGCTCGCCAACACCGAGTTCGAGGGCAAGAGCATCTTCGCCGGCCACCGCTACGACTACAACGCCTTTGAGCAGGGCCTCGCCGTCACGAGCTGGGACGAGGACTGGGACAAGGCCATCAAGGGGGGCGCCTGCCAGTTGCAGGGCGCGAGCGCGGATACGGTCATCGTGCAGTTCCTCAAGGATGACACCCTCGAAAACCAGCCCGCGTTCCGCTGGTCCAACGACGGCGGCGACACCTGGCAGGAGGGTACCTATGAGCCGGGCGTTGCGCCGGGCAGCGACACCATCAACCTTTCGGCCAATGGCGTCATCCTCACCGTGCCCAAGGACATGGCGGTGAAGGCGGCCAACCCGGACGAAGGCCCGGGCGCCAGGAACGGCACCCTGCTCTATATCCGGCCGGCTGCCATGTATCAGGGCGACGACAAGGACCCGCCGCTCGACATCACCCAGATGGGCGCGCCCCAGGGCCTCGAAGTCTCGGCCACCGGCGATTTCGGCAAGAATCTCCTCGTGCGCATGGATACGGACGCCGACCTCTCGGCGCCGGGCAACGAGTTCACGTGGTCCTACAGCACGGACGGCGGCTCCAACTGGGTGACGCTCAAGGGCCAGACCACCGGCGGCGACAAGCTGCGCCTGCCCGTGCCCGGCGGCTATGTGGATTTTGACGCCGCCGCCGTGGGCGACAAGACGGTCACGGCCGGCAGCCAGGTCATGGTGCATCCCTCGCGCGCCGATCTCAAGTTCGAGATCATGAAGGACACCTACCTCTCGGTGAACGCCGTGGGCAAGGACATCTTCGGCGGCTACTACGAGGGCAAGCCAGCCCTCGACGGCGACAACAACCTCTTCGAGGTGGTGGGCGCCTTCATCGGCTATCTTGAGGGTAACAACCAGGAGGGCGCGCAGAAGACCCTCGCGGCCCTCAAAGTGGCGGAAAAGCAGGTTCTCTCCGCGGCCACGTCCATCGGCGGCAAGGAAAACCGCATCCAGACGGCCTCGGACGTGCTCTCGTTCCAGAAGCTGGACCAGCAGGAGCGTTTGAGCTACACTGAGGATATCGACCTGACGGAACTGCTGACCAAGCTGACGCGCCAGCAGCTCACGTACCAGACGGTCCTGCAATCCTCGTCCATGATCATGAAGCTGAGCCTCGCCAACTATGTGTAA
- the flgK gene encoding flagellar hook-associated protein FlgK, protein MLNGLLNIGQSALNASQAWISVTGNNLANVDTEGYSRQYVDQKDAGGLKYKPGAQPLGVNAQQIMRFFDAFLERSYVKQSTNSSRWDQQDTIMASLENIFNEANRAGISSSLTSFFNAWQDLALRPDDTAVRESLLSYADNLSDMFGNTMDAIKNIQNEMDVSIKQGVNRVNDIAVAISDLNRQITAQTVDGISNPNSLLDKRDQLVRELATLVDVETIDHGKGNFRVQLSTGQPLVDGIVTYELEVMGPRAENHLKSGSTYAGSINFTGNDSHEYTVEIVRGGDAGGDEPPQFRVSLDGGKTWLRGDDGQELRFDITNSGKTDENGNPVTDEVLVKDLKISFSSVENFHEGDQFDIIPKDGLYWIEPSRGPQNITPQIGFDGQDNKNRVTGGKLAAYYNIRDDNCGRYMDELNAVASSLIWEVNRIHSQGAGLSKLTYAQGQQRVEDTKQALGSPQAILPFSDKLQAGNVNFHFYDSVTGDHLDSAMLDFGGGANFDPSVHTLEDVRDAINNMRLEDGRQPLVASIQDGKLLIETQAGANIEFAMGADSSGLMAALGINTFFSGSDATDLAVNTQVHSNTHLIASGQVNGQFQTNVGDNITATAIGKLIDKPVTISTLWKTVDNQTISQYYANLVTTVGADRRLSKTNTEYHTALTEDLSERVESVTGVNMDEEMSNLIKYQHSYTAAAKLITTADQMLQTLLGLKQ, encoded by the coding sequence ATGCTCAACGGACTGCTCAATATCGGCCAGTCGGCCCTCAACGCATCGCAGGCGTGGATCTCGGTCACGGGCAACAACCTTGCCAACGTGGATACCGAGGGCTATTCGCGCCAGTATGTGGACCAGAAGGACGCCGGCGGCCTCAAGTACAAGCCGGGGGCGCAGCCGCTGGGCGTCAATGCCCAGCAGATCATGCGCTTCTTCGACGCATTTCTTGAGCGCTCCTATGTGAAGCAGTCCACCAATTCGTCGCGTTGGGACCAGCAGGACACCATCATGGCCTCGCTGGAAAACATCTTCAACGAAGCCAACCGCGCGGGCATCAGCTCCTCCCTGACCAGCTTCTTCAACGCCTGGCAGGATCTCGCCCTGCGCCCGGACGACACGGCCGTCCGCGAAAGCCTGCTCTCCTATGCCGACAACCTGAGCGACATGTTCGGCAACACCATGGACGCCATCAAGAACATCCAGAACGAGATGGATGTGTCCATCAAGCAGGGCGTCAACCGCGTCAACGACATCGCGGTGGCCATTTCCGACCTGAACCGCCAGATCACCGCCCAGACCGTGGACGGCATCAGCAACCCCAATTCGCTGCTCGACAAGCGCGACCAGCTGGTGCGCGAGCTCGCCACCCTCGTGGACGTGGAGACCATCGACCACGGCAAGGGCAATTTCCGCGTGCAGCTCTCCACCGGGCAGCCCCTCGTGGACGGCATCGTGACCTACGAGCTTGAGGTCATGGGCCCGCGCGCCGAGAACCACCTCAAGTCCGGCTCGACCTACGCGGGCAGCATCAATTTCACGGGCAACGACAGCCACGAATACACCGTGGAGATCGTGCGCGGCGGCGATGCCGGCGGTGACGAGCCCCCGCAGTTCCGCGTGTCCCTTGACGGCGGCAAGACCTGGCTGCGCGGCGACGACGGCCAGGAACTGCGCTTTGACATCACCAACAGCGGCAAGACCGACGAGAACGGCAACCCCGTCACCGACGAGGTGCTGGTCAAGGACCTCAAGATCTCCTTCTCCTCGGTGGAGAATTTCCACGAGGGCGACCAGTTCGACATCATCCCCAAGGACGGCCTCTACTGGATCGAGCCCTCGCGCGGCCCCCAGAACATCACTCCGCAGATCGGCTTTGACGGGCAGGACAACAAGAACCGCGTCACCGGCGGCAAGCTCGCGGCCTATTACAATATCCGCGACGACAATTGCGGCCGCTACATGGACGAGCTCAACGCCGTGGCCTCCTCGCTCATCTGGGAGGTCAACCGCATCCACAGCCAGGGCGCGGGCCTTTCCAAGCTGACCTATGCCCAGGGCCAGCAGCGCGTGGAGGACACCAAGCAGGCCCTCGGCTCGCCGCAGGCCATCCTGCCTTTTTCCGACAAGCTCCAGGCCGGCAATGTCAACTTCCATTTTTATGACAGCGTCACCGGGGACCACCTTGATTCCGCCATGCTCGATTTCGGCGGCGGCGCCAATTTCGACCCCTCCGTCCACACTCTCGAGGATGTGCGCGACGCCATCAACAACATGAGGCTTGAGGACGGCCGGCAGCCGCTCGTGGCCAGCATCCAGGACGGCAAGCTGCTCATCGAGACGCAGGCCGGCGCCAATATCGAGTTCGCCATGGGCGCGGACAGCTCAGGCCTCATGGCGGCGCTCGGCATCAACACCTTTTTCAGCGGAAGCGACGCCACCGACCTCGCGGTCAACACCCAGGTCCACAGCAATACGCACCTCATCGCGTCCGGCCAGGTGAACGGCCAGTTCCAGACCAATGTGGGCGACAACATCACGGCCACGGCCATCGGCAAGCTCATCGACAAGCCGGTGACCATTTCCACGCTCTGGAAGACCGTCGACAACCAGACCATTTCGCAATACTACGCCAACCTCGTCACCACCGTGGGCGCGGACAGGCGCCTTTCCAAGACCAATACCGAATACCATACCGCCCTCACCGAGGATCTTTCCGAACGGGTGGAGTCGGTCACTGGCGTGAACATGGACGAGGAGATGAGCAATCTCATCAAGTACCAGCATTCCTACACGGCGGCAGCCAAGCTCATCACCACCGCTGACCAGATGCTGCAAACCCTTCTCGGCCTCAAGCAGTAA
- the flgN gene encoding flagellar export chaperone FlgN, whose protein sequence is MYQIIHESLSRQDKALALLHELLEEEYGILMSRNTDGVAALEFSIQELIRQVAVEKTLVIRTLGGVRVSEYAAKLPEGEGAALLTLFASIDDGEQQVSRQASRNAQLSLALLDQSTRTLQALTSQAAPPRAGVYGRRGGMRHEMHPQAALISGRL, encoded by the coding sequence ATGTACCAGATAATCCACGAAAGTTTATCCCGCCAGGACAAGGCCCTGGCGCTGTTGCACGAGCTCCTCGAGGAGGAGTACGGCATCCTCATGAGCCGCAATACGGACGGAGTGGCCGCGCTGGAGTTCTCCATCCAGGAGCTCATCCGCCAGGTCGCCGTGGAAAAGACCCTTGTCATCCGCACCCTTGGCGGCGTGCGGGTGAGCGAGTACGCGGCGAAGCTCCCCGAGGGCGAGGGCGCCGCTCTTTTGACGCTGTTCGCTTCCATTGACGACGGCGAGCAGCAGGTGTCGCGCCAGGCTTCGCGCAACGCGCAGCTTTCGCTCGCGCTGCTCGACCAGAGCACCCGCACCCTGCAGGCGCTGACCAGCCAGGCCGCGCCGCCGCGCGCGGGCGTCTACGGGCGCCGGGGCGGGATGCGCCATGAGATGCACCCGCAGGCCGCGCTCATCTCCGGGAGGCTCTAG
- a CDS encoding rod-binding protein — protein MTTPLDATALVTSQTGAADQSRRELQAKLTGLGGINGRKLSPEAQEKKLREACEGFESVFIQKMWQEMRNTIPKGGLMHGKEERFWQDMYDQELSKSMTSAGGIGLADMMYAQLSRNLVSASRSAAGASQGRAFAPEAAPLLDAPAPEAPAADAPKAQPAQAKASAQAAASIYDGAAPGVAAVAEDGQNAPAAPAAAPAVNGQTAQAVAAAAAPAAQTAGTAEEAVELNPEVERALAALRARQALHHKEEAGTAQPQGAPAAASAGAQAVAGAQHKRPAPASALELAQVARREAGDKLGSHAVRPPLHQPSPRHSADAAQQVAQPAQAEGVPAASAQAVADAESAQAPGRARNVRFSTNMSTAERNRRGLKPIRVLNVDNVGVNSKAGAGIAAYHAANEAQAAAAASAEAAQPAPLTAPVAPQAGPQVTPASAPAEAAASGNFTIPPLTAADARG, from the coding sequence ATGACCACGCCCCTTGACGCCACGGCCCTCGTGACCTCCCAGACCGGCGCCGCCGACCAGTCGCGCCGCGAGCTGCAGGCCAAGCTCACCGGCCTTGGCGGCATCAATGGGCGCAAGCTCTCGCCCGAAGCCCAGGAGAAGAAGCTGCGCGAGGCCTGCGAGGGCTTCGAGTCGGTCTTCATCCAGAAGATGTGGCAGGAGATGCGCAACACTATCCCCAAGGGCGGCCTCATGCACGGCAAGGAGGAGCGCTTCTGGCAGGACATGTATGACCAGGAGCTCTCCAAGTCCATGACCAGCGCCGGCGGCATCGGCCTTGCGGACATGATGTACGCCCAGCTCTCGCGCAATCTCGTTTCCGCCAGCCGCAGCGCGGCCGGCGCCAGCCAGGGCCGGGCCTTCGCGCCCGAGGCCGCGCCCCTGCTGGACGCTCCGGCGCCTGAGGCCCCGGCGGCTGACGCCCCCAAGGCGCAGCCGGCGCAGGCAAAGGCGTCGGCGCAAGCGGCGGCCTCCATCTATGACGGCGCCGCGCCGGGCGTGGCCGCCGTGGCGGAAGATGGACAGAACGCCCCCGCCGCTCCGGCCGCAGCCCCCGCGGTGAACGGCCAGACGGCCCAGGCTGTGGCCGCCGCTGCCGCCCCGGCCGCCCAGACCGCGGGCACCGCGGAAGAGGCCGTCGAGCTCAACCCCGAGGTGGAGCGCGCCCTCGCCGCCCTGCGCGCGCGCCAGGCCCTGCACCACAAGGAAGAGGCCGGGACGGCCCAGCCGCAGGGCGCCCCCGCCGCGGCTTCGGCCGGAGCGCAGGCCGTGGCCGGCGCCCAGCACAAGCGGCCCGCGCCGGCTTCGGCCCTCGAGCTCGCCCAGGTGGCGCGCCGCGAGGCCGGGGACAAGCTCGGCTCGCATGCCGTGCGGCCGCCCCTGCACCAGCCCTCGCCGCGTCACAGCGCTGACGCCGCCCAGCAGGTGGCGCAGCCCGCCCAGGCTGAAGGCGTCCCTGCCGCTTCCGCCCAGGCCGTGGCCGATGCGGAGAGCGCGCAGGCCCCCGGCCGCGCCCGCAACGTGCGCTTCTCAACCAACATGAGCACGGCCGAGCGCAACAGGCGCGGCCTGAAGCCCATCCGGGTGCTCAATGTGGACAATGTGGGCGTCAACAGCAAGGCCGGCGCCGGCATCGCCGCCTACCACGCCGCCAATGAGGCGCAGGCCGCGGCTGCGGCCTCCGCTGAAGCGGCGCAGCCCGCCCCGCTCACGGCCCCGGTCGCACCCCAGGCCGGCCCCCAGGTCACCCCGGCGTCTGCTCCCGCCGAAGCCGCGGCCTCGGGCAACTTCACCATCCCGCCGCTGACCGCGGCGGATGCGCGGGGCTAG
- a CDS encoding flagellar basal body P-ring protein FlgI: MQSFFKILTPLFRCLWALALAVSILGWSAPAEAVRIKDIATFSGVRDNQLIGYGLVVGLAGTGDKKDSAFTMSSMKNMLDRMGIGLNSSALKVKNVASVMVTARMPVSSKPGTRLDVTVSSVGDATSLLGGVLLQTALKGVDGKTYCLAQGALTVGGYSVNGEAATTSKNVSTVGLIPGGGIVERAIPFEFNQQDKLTLNMRVGDFTTAQQIAERLNTAMGGSFARAVDAMSVSLDVPPQYRNNLVPLMASVENLEVTPDTAAKVVVDEKTGTVVLGKDVRITRAAVAHGNLQITVQENEQVSQPGPFSQGQTVVTPETDINVREESRRLHMVEGATLQELVDGLNAIGATPRDLISILRSLQVSGSLHADLEVI, from the coding sequence ATGCAATCGTTCTTCAAGATTTTGACGCCGCTGTTCCGCTGCCTGTGGGCCCTGGCCCTCGCCGTGAGCATCCTTGGCTGGTCCGCGCCGGCGGAGGCCGTGCGCATCAAGGACATCGCCACCTTCTCCGGCGTGCGCGACAACCAGCTCATCGGCTACGGCCTCGTGGTGGGCCTCGCGGGCACGGGCGACAAGAAGGATTCGGCCTTCACCATGAGCTCCATGAAGAACATGCTCGACCGCATGGGCATCGGGCTCAATTCCTCGGCGCTCAAGGTCAAGAACGTGGCCTCGGTCATGGTCACGGCGCGCATGCCCGTCTCCTCCAAGCCGGGCACGCGGCTCGACGTGACCGTCTCCTCCGTGGGCGACGCGACCTCGCTGCTCGGCGGCGTGCTGCTCCAGACGGCGCTCAAGGGCGTGGACGGCAAGACCTACTGCCTCGCCCAGGGCGCGCTCACCGTGGGCGGCTATTCCGTCAACGGCGAGGCCGCGACCACCTCCAAGAACGTGAGCACCGTGGGCCTCATCCCCGGCGGCGGCATCGTGGAGCGGGCCATCCCCTTCGAGTTCAACCAGCAGGACAAGCTCACCCTCAACATGCGCGTGGGCGACTTCACCACGGCGCAGCAGATCGCCGAGCGCCTCAACACCGCCATGGGCGGCTCCTTCGCGCGCGCCGTGGACGCCATGAGCGTGAGCCTCGACGTGCCGCCGCAGTACCGCAACAATCTCGTCCCGCTCATGGCCTCGGTGGAAAACCTCGAGGTCACGCCCGACACCGCCGCCAAGGTGGTGGTGGACGAAAAGACCGGCACCGTCGTCCTCGGCAAGGACGTGCGCATCACGCGCGCGGCCGTGGCCCACGGCAATTTGCAGATAACCGTGCAGGAGAACGAGCAGGTCTCGCAGCCCGGGCCCTTCTCGCAGGGGCAGACCGTTGTCACGCCCGAGACGGACATCAATGTCCGCGAGGAGAGCCGCCGCCTGCACATGGTGGAAGGCGCCACCCTGCAGGAGCTGGTGGACGGCCTCAACGCCATCGGCGCCACCCCGCGCGACCTGATTTCCATCCTGCGCAGCCTGCAGGTTTCCGGCTCGCTGCATGCGGATCTGGAGGTAATCTAA
- the flgM gene encoding flagellar biosynthesis anti-sigma factor FlgM has product MEIRNAGMGYPLLDPYANSSAANAAEKSGEAAAGRAKPAEENSSGGDTISVSRDALLLTEARRTAQNTPDVRADRVAELREQVANGTYTIDAQAIAESLVREEPSLFRIV; this is encoded by the coding sequence ATGGAAATCCGCAATGCCGGCATGGGCTACCCGCTGCTTGACCCTTATGCCAACAGCTCCGCGGCCAACGCGGCGGAGAAAAGCGGCGAGGCCGCCGCGGGCCGGGCGAAGCCGGCCGAAGAGAACAGCTCCGGCGGCGACACCATCAGCGTTTCGCGCGATGCCCTCCTGCTCACCGAGGCGCGGCGCACGGCCCAGAACACGCCCGACGTGCGCGCCGACCGCGTGGCCGAGCTCCGCGAGCAGGTGGCCAACGGCACCTACACTATCGACGCCCAGGCCATCGCCGAGAGCCTGGTGCGCGAGGAGCCCTCGCTCTTCCGCATCGTGTGA
- a CDS encoding DVU0524 family FlgM-associated protein codes for MPDMRSLQMRIMLQSYEQQLLAARRLARFRVKRRLAAGEKPQDPDPSVNRRVFVEKVARELYETLIFTGSANPVVEDIRAELSEAMGLEVGFTYPPGARLRIVAIEPEGQRPLSAEEERRARHALWRITRQKVDQGMLEKPERAEAVC; via the coding sequence ATGCCTGATATGCGCAGCCTGCAAATGCGGATCATGCTCCAGAGCTATGAGCAGCAACTGCTCGCGGCACGCCGGCTGGCGCGTTTCCGCGTCAAGCGGCGCCTGGCCGCGGGCGAGAAGCCCCAGGACCCGGACCCGTCCGTTAATCGCCGTGTCTTTGTGGAAAAAGTGGCACGGGAATTGTATGAGACCCTCATATTCACGGGAAGCGCCAATCCCGTGGTGGAGGACATCCGCGCGGAGCTCAGCGAGGCCATGGGCCTTGAAGTGGGCTTCACCTACCCGCCGGGGGCGCGGCTCCGCATCGTGGCCATTGAGCCGGAAGGTCAGCGGCCGTTGAGCGCGGAGGAAGAGCGGCGCGCGCGGCATGCCTTGTGGCGCATCACGCGCCAGAAAGTTGACCAGGGCATGCTGGAGAAGCCCGAAAGGGCCGAAGCCGTCTGCTGA